In the genome of Colletotrichum lupini chromosome 8, complete sequence, one region contains:
- a CDS encoding L-amino-acid oxidase — MAARWSTLLTAAASLCQTAVAEPVFRETVSFRGPFEVERNGVRNINIEYNGPLDGELSLVYGDCGMRSPFEAHHKIGRTHIGSHPAAKRHLEWTDQRPTKFVWMVPEDVSSGCLHAFVDSQLVGRSSEHSVKSRKMRKRATFAEATDPMGPWFDGVEYLKQKQPDDVFVASVKNKTFGILGAGISGLHTGLLLDSVGIHNWKILESSERVGGRIRTTYLNGSTPDEHQHHELGPMRFPHSIYDAETNETYPINDQKMIYQLADVLNEINADADPALQVKFIPWIQVSDNAPVATKERRPDGTVPGRKEIAADPSLMTNTTYSNATAAKEAIQALDDFKALTPERRKFYATNVFKAHKEAVETGMFDFSEVEYLLHVMNTDLNVTDEVTPSHVVWPMWEFETVYFLANEWRTVDGGISRLPAAFENIIKDRIAYKTKVFSVKYNEDSNNLNVTWRETGGNPWSKNTTTEQFDYVFNSVPFNVLKYWELPPHSSLMRRAIERTVFLGAVKVAMQYKTRFWEHLEHPIIGGCGRTDIYGIGQICYPSYNINGTGPGVMLTSYAPDADAVVACSMPVEEHIAYIQRAMVEIHGPIADEMWTGNYERHCWEQDEHHAGAFAVPIVPQQQLYLPAFWQTEFNTVFIGEHTSFTHSWVFSALESSTRGTVQMLLDLGLVDEAKKITKTWMARWISV, encoded by the exons ATGGCTGCCCGTTGGTCAACTCTCCTCACTGCCGCAGCCAGTCTTTGCCAGACGGCTGTTGCGGAACCCGTATTCCGCGAGACGGTCTCTTTTCGGGGTCCGTTTGAAGTCGAGAGAAACGGAGTTCGCAACATCAACATTGAGTACAATGGTCCTCTCGATGGAGAGCTATCCCTTGTCTATGGTGATTGCGGAATGAGATCCCCCTTCGAAGCCCATCACAAGATTGGGCGGACACACATTGGCTCTCACCCTGCTGCAAAGCGTCATCTGGAATGGACAGATCAAAGGCCTACAAAGTTTGTCTGGATGGTGCCTGAGGATGTGTCTTCGGGATGCTTGCACGCCTTTGTTGACAGCCAGCTTGTCGGCCGCTCTTCAGAACACTCTGTTAAGAGTCGCAAGATGAGAAAGCGTGCGACTTTCGCCGAGGCCACGGACCCAATGGGCCCCTGGTTTGATGGCGTTGAGTACCTCAAGCAGAAGCAACCCGACGATGTGTTTGTTGCATCGGTAAAGAACAAAACGTTTGGTATCTTGGGCGCCGGCATCTCCGGTCTGCACACTGGC TTGCTACTCGACTCAGTAGGAATTCATAACTGGAAGATTCTGGAGTCTTCAGAAAGAGTCGGTGGACGTATTCGCACCACCTACCTGAACGGATCGACTCCGGACGAGCATCAGCACCACGAGCTAGGACCTATGCGGTTTCCGCACAGCATTTACGATGCTGAAACCAACGAGACCTACCCCATCAACGATCAGAAGATGATCTACCAGCTGGCGGATGTCCTCAACGAGATTAACGCTGACGCGGATCCCGCTCTCCAAGTCAAGTTCATCCCGTGGATCCAGGTTTCCGACAATGCCCCTGTTGCAACCAAGGAGCGCCGTCCCGATGGCACTGTCCCCGGTCGCAAGGAGATCGCCGCCGACCCCTCCCTCATGACCAACACGACCTACTCCAACGCTACCGCAGCCAAGGAAGCCATCCAGGCTCTTGATGACTTCAAGGCTTTGACGCCCGAGAGACGGAAGTTCTACGCTACCAATGTCTTCAAGGCCCATAAGGAGGCTGTTGAGACTGGCATGTTCGATTTCTCTGAGGTCGAGTACCTCCTCCACGTTATGAACACCGACCTGAATGTGACCGATGAGGTTACCCCGTCTCACGTCGTCTGGCCCATGTGGGAGTTCGAGACTGTCTACTTTCTGGCCAATGAGTGGCGCACCGTTGATGGAGGTATCAGCCGTCTCCCCGCTGCGTTTGAAAATATTATCAAAGACCGCATCGCCTACAAAACCAAGGTCTTTAGTGTCAAGTACAACGAGGACTCCAACAACCTCAACGTCACGTGGCGTGAGACTGGAGGCAACCCCTGGTCCAAGAACACTACGACCGAACAATTTGATTATGTCTTCAACAGCGTACCGTTCAACGTACTCAAGTACTGGGAGCTGCCGCCTCACTCTAGCTTGATGCGCCGTGCCATTGAGCGCACAGTCTTCCTGGGTGCTGTGAAGGTTGCCATGCAGTACAAGACTCGCTTCTGGGAGCACCTCGAGCACCCCATCATCGGTGGCTGTGGACGTACCGATATTTACGGCATCGGCCAGATTTGCTACCCTTCCTACAACATCAACGGAACGGGCCCTGGTGTCATGCTTACGAGTTATGCGCCCGACGCTGACGCGGTTGTCGCTTGCTCCATGCCTGTTGAGGAGCACATTGCCTACATCCAGCGCGCTATGGTCGAGATTCACGGGCCCATTGCCGATGAGATGTGGACTGGAAACTACGAGCGTCACTGCTGGGAACAAGATGAGCATCATGCAGGAGCTTTTGCTGTTCCCATCGTCCCTCAGCAGCAGCTTTACCTGCCGGCCTTCTGGCAGACTGAATTCAACACTGTTTTCATTGGCGAACACACCAGTTTCACACATTCATGGGTCTTTAGTGCTCTTGAGAGCTCTACACGTGGTACTGTTCAGATGCTACTGGACCTTGGCTTGGTTGATGAGGCTAAGAAAATCACCAAGACTTGGATGGCAAGATGGATCAGTGTGTAG